A genome region from Sciurus carolinensis chromosome 19, mSciCar1.2, whole genome shotgun sequence includes the following:
- the LOC124971157 gene encoding putative vomeronasal receptor-like protein 4: MNQHVRDIDVKKTFYPQAGIGISANTILLFLQIAVFLVGPKPRLTDLPITHLALTHILMLLTTGLLISTDIWEAQDITSDLKCKVLLFLYKVMWGLSICTTCVLSVLQAVTISPSGSWLANFKSKSTNSILGLFLSLWVLTMSIHSNQFFFTVATSNRTQSGLLFITEHCSFLTINCMQRKVLITLMACRDVFFVGLMVLSSGYMVIFLYRHKQRSMSLHSFRFSTNSSPEQRATHFILQFICCFAFLYCVDIIISLVKGITWRNDHNIVCIQMLVANGYATVSPFVISADTQKIKNYSNHMG; this comes from the coding sequence ATGAACCAGCATGTCAGAGATATTGATGTAAAAAAGACCTTTTATCCCCAGGCTGGAATTGGGATCTCAGCAAACACCATCCTGCTTTTCCTCCAGATTGCAGTTTTCCTTGTGGGTCCCAAGCCCAGGCTCACTGACCTCCCCATCACCCATTTGGCTCTAACACACATCCTCATGCTCCTCACCACTGGACTTCTGATATCTACAGACATCTGGGAAGCACAGGACATCACAAGTGACTTGAAATGCAAAGTACTTCTCTTTCTGTACAAGGTCATGTGGGGACTCTCCATCTGCACGACCTGTGTCTTGAGTGTGCTTCAGGCCGTCACCATCAGCCCCAGTGGCTCCTGGTTGGCCAACTTCAAATCTAAATCCACAAATAGTATTCTAGGGCTATTTCTCTCATTATGGGTCCTCACCATGTCCATCCACAGCAACCAGTTTTTCTTCACTGTGGCCACATCCAATAGGACCCAGTCTGGTCTTCTTTTCATCACTGAACACTGTTCCTTTCTGACCATTAACTGCATGCAGAGGAAAGTCCTGATCACCCTCATGGCATGTAGAGATGTCTTCTTTGTGGGCCTTATGGTTCTTTCAAGTGGTTACATGGTCATTTTCTTGTACAGACATAAACAGCGGTCTATGTCTCTTCACAGTTTCAGGTTCTCCACAAATAGCTCCCCAGAACAGAGGGCCACTCACTTCATTCTGCAGTTCATCTGCTGCTTTGCCTTTCTGTACTGTGTAGACATCATCATTTCATTGGTCAAAGGCATAACATGGAGAAATGACCACAACATTGTATGTATCCAGATGCTTGTGGCCAATGGCTATGCCACAGTCAGTCCTTTTGTAATCAGTGcagatacacaaaaaataaaaaattattccaacCATATGGGGTAA